A stretch of the Panicum virgatum strain AP13 chromosome 9N, P.virgatum_v5, whole genome shotgun sequence genome encodes the following:
- the LOC120691211 gene encoding uncharacterized protein LOC120691211, which produces MTMLHLTSCHLAAHPVYRGSGSGGSTILRSVADQGSRKCLVQNCPSPRSFTTCALKTPSHGGRSRRKINSRDLFTFSYKFNTNIPMSETQGASIDEYLQNSPRIVGAVFPDQRKRRKLNDEEWSVQLLPIQFLFLSASPVIVMRFVRKSGGKEYPPNVPIHATSLLLMEVTDYKLNGLDSNSMPSHLALTVRGLMYPQREGRKSLRGHVEMTVGFNLPPVLAMVPESIIRGVGETVLRQLAEQMKQDFDTGLAADFKRYTREKLTDRRTSP; this is translated from the exons ATGACAATGCTACACCTCACTTCATGCCATCTCGCAGCCCATCCAG TGTATAGGGGTTCTGGATCAGGAGGGAGCACGATATTGAGATCAGTGGCAGATCAGGGATCAAGAAAGTGCCTTGTTCAGAACTGTCCATCGCCGCGGTCGTTCACCACATGCGCTCTGAAGACGCCTTCGCATGGCGGCAGATCGAGGAGGAAGATCAATTCCAGAGACCTGTTCACCTTCTCTTACAAGTTCAACACTAACATTCCTATGAGTGAAACACAAGGG GCGTCCATTGATGAGTACCTGCAGAACAGTCCCAGGATCGTTGGAGCTGTGTTTCCGGATCAGCGCAAAAGAAGGAAGCTCAATGAT GAAGAATGGAGCGTCCAGCTTCTGCCCATCCAGTTCCTCTTCCTGTCGGCGTCGCCGGTGATCGTCATGCGCTTCGTCAGGAAATCAGGCGGGAAGGAGTACCCGCCCAACGTCCCCATCCACGCCACCAGCCTCCTCCTGATGGAAGTG ACAGACTACAAGCTGAACGGTCTGGACAGCAACTCCATGCCGTCGCACCTCGCCCTCACAGTCAGAGGCTTGATGTACCCGCAGCGAGAGGGGAGGAAGAGCCTCAGGGGCCACGTCGAGATGACCGTCGGCTTCAACCTCCCGCCGGTGCTCGCCATGGTCCCGGAGAGCATCATCAGAGGCGTCGGCGAGACG GTGCTGCGGCAGCTGGCGGAGCAGATGAAGCAGGACTTCGATACAGGGCTGGCGGCAGATTTCAAAAGGTACACGAGGGAGAAGCTAACTGACAGGCGCACTTCGCCCTGA